The nucleotide sequence GTGTATGGTGGTTGGACACTTATACGCCTCACTGTGATGGCAAAGTTCTCCCAGTTCAAAGATGCAGAGTATGGGACCCTATTCACTTTACTAGACAGCTATATACCCTTGGTATTGTGGATACAtagcatttctttcaaacttaacAATTTCTCTGAATATTTTAGAGCAATGATCAGGATTTGGATCATGTTTAGTTGCCTCCCACACCAGAACTATAACAAAGCACCACTTATTTAGATCAACATGTACTCCCACTGGGGAAAACATGCTCCACAACTGTATAATATACTAAGGAATTACATTGCCATTTTTGATGAATATCCCGTGGAAAACACTCATAGCATACTCCGTTCACAGACAAAAGGTTCTGATTCTGCTGATGAACTTAGAAAGAGAGCAAAGTCCATTTTCCAGTCAAAGGGTAAACAATCAGACAGGTCATTTTTCACCACACCTAGgcagttttctttctcacaCAACCAACTTCGCTTACTAAAAGTGAGATGCGCTCAAGCACTGTCCTCCATGTTTATAAAAATCTCTCAGAGTCCAAGGCAGAGTCAATTCTCctcaaacaacagctgcaacACAAGTGTTCCAACTCATGTCATACTGCCAACAATGTCCCCCAACAAAAATATGAAGATGACTGTTTTACCTTTAGGGTATCGCTGTGATATCAAGCCggatcaaacaaaaaaatgtgatttacCTCTGAGTAACACTTCCAGCCAAGATGAGAATTGGACTCTCCTGCAtggttgttttcattcattcattccatGGTGTTTGTCTTGATGGATCAACTTTGTAACTTCACACTGTGTAAggagtttctaaaaaaaatgaaagagctTGGTGAGACAGCTAATAAAGCAATTTTACATCTGGCATCTAACATGCATCAAACTGAATCCCAAACTAATCACAGTAATGAAACATCAGCAGTGCCAACATATTTATAAACTGAAATCCCTAGGGGAGAAGAAATTGAGAGAGAAGAGTTTGATAGGGTTGTCAAACAGTTAAACGATGAAATTTCCAACCTATATCCAGCAACTCAACCACCCACATCTTTCAACCTTAGCCAGAGTCACACTTACAACCAAACCACACCTTCAACCAACAAGGCACCTCCTCACTGTAGACAATGTCACCATCCTTTTCATGGACACAAGAGGCTTAACAATGCACAGGTCAAATGTTATTTCTGTGAAAATGGTACCTGCACAGTTAGTGATGACATCAGTAGCTCAAATTGCCCTTGTTCATGGCACACAGCAAACCAGCATAAGAGTTATCAGAGTACTTGCAACAACCAGTCAGCTTCATTACCAGCACCAGATTCTCAAACCACTCTTTGCAGAAATGTCACAATTGCACAACATCTTGACGTAACTGAGTGGCTACTGCCCTCATACATTTGCCAGTCCTCCATTGGTGGAAGACCTAGTGGTAGTAATACCTGCACTGTAATTGCAGTACTTGCTGCACTTGATTTTCTGGAAGGAACCCTTCAAATTCCTACACAGTTACAAGACCTCCACATTACTATACCTATGTATACTAATGTCATGATAAAAGGAAATCATTTATATGACTCTTTCAACCTGCCAGTTCAGCAACCAAATTTGGAAGTCAGACAAGTCCTTCAGCatggaaaaaatgataaacattTGAAGAAACTTGAAATCACTTCAGACCTGGGTTTCTTTACTGTGAGAGACCTTGGAGACTACTTCATGTAACACCATCATATGCATCCATCATTTGCAGCTGTATTGATTGTGCCACCAGACAAGTCAATGGTACTTTGTTTTAATCAAACAAGTATTTGTCTTCTTCAAAGTCACACACATGGTCTCCAGGGGGGCATTATTGTGACCAGTTCCTCTGAAAATGTCAGCCACTATGTCAAATATCTAGAAAGGATGGTTATGCAAGACTGGAAGAATAGATTACATGGCTCAAACATAGCAGTTTGaaagctgaaataaattttgaaaaaggtttAATTAGACATTAGAAACAGAACAAGCAGGATTGTAATAATTGAGTACTTGTCCATTTGTTGTAACACAGCAAGTTCGATTAAGTTAGTCTGTAAGCTTAGTCtaaaactttgaattaaaactaatttttgcAAGGCAGAAGCATTTTTGTGAAATAAGCATGACAGAATAAAGCTGACGTCATTCGTATCGTAAAACAAACATGGAGAAAGCGTCACCTGTTTAAACTCGTGAGGAAGAGTCCACGCATTTTTTTAGGGGTAATTGGACTAGTTTGACCGAAagccaaataaataaaaattaactgaaaGCGGTGAGGGCTTTGGGGCGAGTGAGAAAAATAAGTTCTATCGAAGTTTTTCCTCCATTTAGCCCCTGAAGCCCAAAAaggcaattgaaaaaattccCACTAAAACTCAGGAAAAAATAAGCTTAAGCCCGAGTTGATGAAAACCAAACTATAACCGGTGCTAAGACACATGCCTACCTACCATGTTCAACAGACTTGGAGAGCAAAAGGACCAAAGACAGTGGTGAGCCATGACTTGGAAAATCCACCTCAACCTCCCAAAATCGAATTCGCCGAAGGTTGTTGTAAGAGCAACTCAATCCTgaagctggaacattttttaGAGCCTTGTGTCTAATGTgactacaaagagaaagaaaagatgatgttatctgaagtgatttgaagcttGGGGGCCACCTCAAACTTAacgcaattttatttcaaagttgaagtaaattAAGATCACGTTCTTGATTAACTTCTTTCATCGAATCAAATATCTTACGATCGTCTTCACATACAACTTTGTGATTTTTACAAGTAAAACatcaacatcttaagactaaccttcAAGGTTTCCCGTCTCATCTGCACATCTTGATTTCCAGtaaatcaaatctcaaacttcaagttttcgggcttttttcgtgttttgttcgtactttgatcattaaaatatcctcatCAGAGGAGCCAGCAAACACCACGAGTATCCACAGAGTTAGAAATATTGGTATActtgtcattttctttcatcCCTCTCCAAAAAGTACTTTTAAAAAGTGTCGATCGCCCAGTTGAAAGCCCGCAGAAGCGCGCTGAAAATTTCACAATGGCGCCGAACGCGCCGATCAAAATTCCCCTGGCGCATGCGCAGCAAAATGCCTCCTCTGCTGCCAACAGCACGAATATTTTCGAGTCAGGTAAGCATTTGCTGAGACACATACACATAAACAAGGTTACAAGCTAGCTACTCATAACAGACAAAAGGTCACAGAGTCCTCTTATTCTCATAAAGCTACGACAACTCGTCAAAATGAGTGGGCTGTTCCAAGTTTGTATCACCGCTGTCTTCCTTTTGTTGACCGTAAATGGAGACAAATCCTCCTCTCCAGCTTGCGCCAAACCATACGACCAAATGATGGCCTGTAACCTTATCTGTAACATGATTCAAGACTCGGACGCCAATGATGCCATGAAAGTGTTACAAACCAGACTCGAAAGTCTTACTGCAGCAATGAAGAATCGTTCTCCTCCACTTCCAGGTAGTCCACCCAGACTGGAGGAATTTAAGTGTCTCGCGTGGCAACTCGCGCTATTGATTTGAGGGTTAAAACAACATGTGCGATTTTTTCAAAGCCACACAAACGGCtctcgtttttgttttcaaacccTGCTTTCCATCATTATTAAGCGTTTAAGAATGATAAAacctaatttttaaaataataacctgcactgttcttttcatttcaccAGCGTCGTCATGCAAGGAACACTACGAAAAATACAAGTAAATGAATAGTGATacaatcataaaaaaattaatgcaaatataTCCTGTGCTGTTATATTTAAGATAAGTTGATCTTTTTTAGGCGCTTCCTCTTGGTTTTTTACAATGGCGATAATGAATTTTGTGAACACTGGTATTTCTGTTGTCCACAGGTCGACAAAGAGTCAAGTTTACCCCCTAATATTTGGTTCACAAAACGTTCCTGTTTACTGTCACATGGGAAGCTTTGGAtgcggagatggaggatggactTTGGCCATGAAGATTGACGGCAAGAAGGTATACTACTTTACTATCAAGGAATACCCCTGTTGTAAACTATACACCACTATAACTTTCCTTTTCTCAACATTTCAGAAAACCTTCCATTATGATTCCAAGTTTTGGATCGACAAAAATATCTACAACCTTCCCGGAGGAAAGACTGGCTTTGACTCAGAGGAGACCAAATTACCGACCTACTGGAACACACCCTTCTCCAAGATATGCCTCGGTATGAAAATCAACCAACAGCTCAGGTTTATTGTCATCAACAAGCAGGCAAGCTCTCTCcactcactgatcgctgatggaAAATACCGCAACACTGCACTGAGTCGCAACACGTGGAAGAAGTTGATCGGCTCACAATCCTCCTTACAGGCCAACTGTAACAAGGAAGGCTTCAATGCTGCGGGCAGTTCCAAAGGCTATTCTAAAGCAAGAATCGGTATTCTCGGAAATGATCAAAAAGACTGCGCGACCACTGATTCCAGAATCGGCTTTGGAACGGGAGGATATCAGGATGACACCATCACTTGtggaaattatgcaataaaaggATACACATCGGACAATGGAGAGAAGCACATCAAAGCTATGGGATATATCTTAGTGCAGTGACAAGGGAATCGTTCAACTCTCTGTGACATGGCCTTCGAGCAATGCTCAAATTAAACTCAAATATGTAGATGTAGCTCAAGGGTTAAAATCCAATAAAAAAACGTCGTTCAAAACT is from Pocillopora verrucosa isolate sample1 chromosome 7, ASM3666991v2, whole genome shotgun sequence and encodes:
- the LOC131788955 gene encoding uncharacterized skeletal organic matrix protein 5-like produces the protein MSGLFQVCITAVFLLLTVNGDKSSSPACAKPYDQMMACNLICNMIQDSDANDAMKVLQTRLESLTAAMKNRSPPLPASSCKEHYEKYKSTKSQVYPLIFGSQNVPVYCHMGSFGCGDGGWTLAMKIDGKKKTFHYDSKFWIDKNIYNLPGGKTGFDSEETKLPTYWNTPFSKICLGMKINQQLRFIVINKQASSLHSLIADGKYRNTALSRNTWKKLIGSQSSLQANCNKEGFNAAGSSKGYSKARIGILGNDQKDCATTDSRIGFGTGGYQDDTITCGNYAIKGYTSDNGEKHIKAMGYILVQ